The Amblyomma americanum isolate KBUSLIRL-KWMA chromosome 6, ASM5285725v1, whole genome shotgun sequence genome has a window encoding:
- the LOC144136527 gene encoding uncharacterized protein LOC144136527 — MGPRRKRRGELSPQAVYYDPRYKRHFYAGLLPPLPAGAVPGLQPQQPPVPIPSVELVPTRRTRRPSILVTGSDRKARREDGEERSISWEDDDGDVSDEDQPRGSSNRFGCSFVACAASVVALLVSLLAFVATLWVSGSIEGAFRESATTTVDDASSTTALTEAMTATDYARRAHAQLDNGAQPPPALAHDAELVRTPRNTSRTTTKDDNSTGDTKEHVRTKTITTRKHAPRTSLRTRRVVRRTYVTGQLE; from the exons ATGGGTCCCCGGAGGAAGAGGCGCGGCGAGCTCTCGCCCCAGGCCGTGTACTACGACCCCCGCTACAAGCGCCACTTCTACGCGGgcctgctgccgccgctgccggccGGTGCAGTCCCCGGACtccagccgcagcagccgcccgTTCCGATCCCCAGCGTCGAGCTAGTCCCCACGAGGCGCACCCGCAGGCCTTCAATCCTCGTCACTGGAAGCGACCGAAAAGCGAG GCGCGAGGACGGAGAAGAGCGCAGCATCTCGTGGGAGGACGATGACGGTGACGTCAGCGACGAAGACCAGCCGCGCGGCAGCTCGAACCGCTTCGGGTGCAGTTTCGTCGCTTGCGCCGCGTCCGTGGTGGCGCTGCTGGTGTCGCTTCTGGCCTTTGTCGCTACGCTCTGGGTCTCGGGCTCCATCGAGGGCGCGTTCCGCGAGAGCGCTACCACTACCGTGGACGACGCGTCCAGCACGACTGCTCTCACAGAGGCGATGACCGCGACGGACTATGCACGCCGGGCCCATGCTCAACTAGACAACGGAGCGCAGCCGCCTCCGGCGCTTGCGCACGACGCGGAACTTGTTCGAACGCCAAGGAACACTTCGCGCACGACCACGAAGGACGACAACTCGACCGGCGACACGAAGGAGCACGTCAGGACGAAGACCATCACGACGCGAAAACATGCGCCGCGAACTTCACTCCGTACGCGGCGAGTTGTTCGCCGTACGTATGTAACAGGACAACTCGAATAG
- the LOC144136530 gene encoding uncharacterized protein LOC144136530 codes for MGPRKKSEGARTTTTTEGELSPQAVYYDPRYKRHFYAGLLPPLPYGAVPGLQPQQPPFPIPIVELVPTRRTRRPSILVIGGDRNARREDREERRISWEDEDGDAPEEDQQRGGSDRFRCSFVVCAASVVALLVSLLAFVATVLVAGSIEGAFRESTTPTVDDASSTTAALAETVTAREDAGSAQAQLDHDVSLAPVPVDGGKLARRPRKMSRTTTATRRTMRRSTPGPRPP; via the exons ATGGGCCCCCGGAAGAAGTCTGAGGGTGCACGTACAACAACAACGACTGAGGGTGAGCTCTCGCCGCAGGCCGTGTACTACGACCCCCGGTACAAGCGCCACTTCTACGCGGgcctgctgccgccgctgccgtatGGTGCAGTCCCTGGACTCCAGCCTCAGCAGCCACCATTTCCGATCCCCATCGTCGAGCTAGTCCCCACGAGGCGCACCCGCAGGCCTTCAATCCTCGTCATCGGAGGCGACCGAAACGCGAG GCGCGAGGACAGAGAAGAGCGGCGCATCTCGTGGGAGGATGAAGATGGGGACGCCCCCGAGGAAGACCAGCAACGCGGGGGCTCGGACCGCTTCCGGTGCAGTTTCGTCGTATGCGCCGCGTCCGTGGTGGCGCTGCTGGTCTCGCTTCTGGCCTTTGTCGCTACGGTGTTGGTCGCGGGCTCCATCGAGGGCGCGTTCCGCGAGAGCACCACCCCTACCGTGGACGACGCGTCCAGCACGACTGCTGCCCTCGCAGAGACCGTGACCGCGAGGGAAGATGCAGGCTCGGCCCAAGCGCAGCTCGACCACGACGTGTCGCTGGCCCCGGTGCCTGTGGACGGCGGGAAACTCGCCCGAAGGCCAAGGAAAATGTCGCGCACGACGACGGCGACTCGACGGACGATGCGGAGGAGTACGCCAGGACCTAGGCCACCATGA
- the LOC144136539 gene encoding carboxypeptidase inhibitor-like, whose protein sequence is MVVGTEKGAGVVRNPLQHSHAGAAKLPGCKGQRGECLPKDRTCSELQNEGDSCPQKP, encoded by the exons ATGGTCGTGGGGACAGAAAAAGGTGCTGGTGTTGTGAGAAACCCTCTGCAGCACAGTCACGCTg gCGCAGCGAAGCTTCCTGGATGCAAAGGCCAGAGAGGCGAATGCCTTCCAAAGGATCGGACGTGCAGCGAGCTGCAAAATGAGGGTGATTCCTGCCCCCAGAAGCCATAG
- the LOC144095176 gene encoding uncharacterized protein LOC144095176, whose translation MKNFRKLNKVKPQTVKKEAQRLCDTFNLTKLGTAVRKSKGLCLSAFFTVKTHKDNWPFRVIVSEKGTWQHSMGKFLQDSLSLLAVEDPFQVMKTEEVSAFFHGSCPKGNACGISTEKYLEAMAFYLRSTFISFNNELFVQRQGVCIGSCVAPLLSDLLLAKADRRLKEALLSTNVVRVFRFVDDFLVVYKTSDQDPGKDVEALFKKTQNMETTVVSAERKRAAVKQVMSRVRGRGRRPRRAMGRFRRRPADLSPQPMYWDPRYQRYFFAGLLPPLPPETAPGLQQQPAVPVPSVELVPTKRTRRPSILVSGGEQGSRRDEREERHISWSSLGDEDGDNPAEDQAAGADSVAPSWRSSTITACLLVLVSLLVVATTLGVSGSLKRVWRAAQTAGMVATSSATALMEATNALADADQRPAGLDTNAPSASADKNPARTLRTSSRTTIENDDTTDDTTDDTEDEDVTTKTTTLRRAPQNFRRTRRVLRTSRASRTRRVSRRASTRTTRIA comes from the exons ATGAAGAACTTCCGCAAGCTCAATAAGGTCAAGCCGCAAACTGTGAAGAAAGAAGCCCAGCGTCTTTGTGATACCTTCAACCTGACAAAGCTGGGTACAGCAGTGAGAAAAAGCAAAGGACTGTGCCTAAGTGCGTTCTTCACGGTGAAGACACATAAGGACAACTGGCCTTTCAGGGtgatcgtgtcggaaaaaggcacCTGGCAGCACTCCATGGGCAAGTTTCTACAAGACTCACTGTCTTTGTTAGCCGTGGAAGATCCGTTCCAGGTTATGAAGACTGAAGAAGTCTCTGCCTTCTTTCATGGCTCATGCCCCAAAGGT AACGCCTGCGGAATCAGCACAGAGAAGTACCTCGAAGCTATGGCCTTTTACCTAAGGTCGACGTTTATCAGCTTCAATAATGAACTGTTCGTACAGAGGCAGGGCGTgtgcatcggctcctgtgtcgcacCTCTACTCAGCGATCTTCTGCTTGCAAAGGCGGATCGTCGGCTAAAAGAAGCGTTGCTCAGCACCAACGTAGTAAGGGtttttcgttttgttgacgaCTTCCTCGTCGTCTACAAAACGTCTGATCAGGACCCAGGCAAGGACGTGGAGGCACTTTTCAAG AAGACGCAGAATATGGAGACGACAGTCGtgagtgccgaaagaaaaagagCGGCAGTGAAGCAAGTCATGAGCCGGGTccgaggaagaggaagaagaccgaGGAGAGCCATGGGTCGCTTTAGGAGGAGACCGGCCGACCTCTCACCCCAGCCCATGTACTGGGACCCCCGGTACCAGCGCTACTTCTTCGCGGGTCTGCTGCCTCCCCTTCCGCCAGAGACGGCCCCTGGCCTTCAGCAGCAGCCGGCAGTTCCGGTCCCCAGCGTCGAGCTAGTCCCTACGAAGCGCACCCGCAGACCTTCGATCCTCGTCTCCGGCGGCGAGCAAGGCTCGCG GCGCGACGAGCGAGAAGAGCGCCACATCTCGTGGAGCTCCTTGGGCGACGAAGACGGCGACAACCCCGCGGAAGACCAGGCAGCCGGCGCCGACTCCGTAGCCCCCTCCTGGCGTTCTTCCACCATCACCGCGTGTCTGCTGGTGCTAGTGTCGCTGCTGGTCGTTGCCACCACGCTCGGAGTCTCGGGGTCACTCAAGAGAGTGTGGCGGGCTGCGCAAACTGCTGGTATGGTCGCCACGTCCAGCGCAACTGCGCTCATGGAGGCAACGAACGCGCTGGCCGACGCTGACCAACGCCCCGCCGGGCTCGACACCAACGCGCCTTCGGCTTCAGCGGACAAGAATCCCGCTCGAACGCTGAGGACCAGTTCGCGCACGACGAtagagaacgacgacacgaccGACGACACGACCGACGACACAGAGGACGAGGACGTCACGACTAAGACCACGACACTACGGCGCGCGCCGCAAAATTTCCGCCGCACGCGGCGAGTTCTGCGCACGAGTCGAGCTTCCCGTACGCGGCGAGTTTCCCGCCGCGCCTCCACCAGGACAACTCGAATAGCTTAA